A region of the Flavobacteriaceae bacterium MAR_2010_188 genome:
TTCGAATTTCTTATGTCTAATCAATCAAATCGTCTTCATCACTTGCCCGTAGCAACAACTTTTCATTCTGTTGTTTACTTGCTTTGGCGCCTAAAGTCTTAAGTTTTTCTACCCGCTTAATCAAATTACCTTTTCCGGTAAGTTTAACCATGGCACTTTCATAAGATTTTTGCACGGTACCGATTTGGTTTCCGACCTTAATCAATTCATCAGTAAGATTAACAAAAGAATCATATAAGCGACCGGCATGAGTGGCAATTTCAATAGCATTGGCTTTTTGTTTTTCATTTTGCCACATGCTATCGATTGTTTTTAGCACTGCAAGAAGAGTAGTAGGAGTAACAATAATAATGTTCCTTTCAAAAGCATCAGAATACAACGCAGGATATTCCATAGAAGCAATTGCAAAGGCAGATTCTATAGGGATAAAGAGAAGCACAAAATCTGGACTATCCATTTCATATAACTCATGATAGTTTTTATCTCCAAGTTCGCTGACACGTTTTCTAATAGAAATCAAATGGTTCTTGAGATGGGAAGATTTATCGGATTCATCAATTTCATTGATATATCGCTCATAGGCGACCAAAGAAACCTTAGAATCTACGATGAGCTTTTTATTGCCAGGAAGATGAATGATAACATCGGGCATAACCCGTCTGCCGTGATCCGTAGTAAAACTTTGCTGTACAAAATATTCGTTA
Encoded here:
- a CDS encoding DNA recombination protein RmuC, translating into MSDTLILLLAILISAAIGAYIAMTISKLKNKSESSIHSERQDQLERTIEDLKENVGKVESDREVIRREKESLNSQLVRSKADFENLYQKNEEQRAEVEKLQEKFSKEFENLANRILDEKSSKFTLKNKENIDAILKPLQERIQHFEKRVEETNKEDISRSADLRRQILGLKELNEQMSKETTNLTKALKGDTKMQGNWGELVLERVLERSGLTKDNEYFVQQSFTTDHGRRVMPDVIIHLPGNKKLIVDSKVSLVAYERYINEIDESDKSSHLKNHLISIRKRVSELGDKNYHELYEMDSPDFVLLFIPIESAFAIASMEYPALYSDAFERNIIIVTPTTLLAVLKTIDSMWQNEKQKANAIEIATHAGRLYDSFVNLTDELIKVGNQIGTVQKSYESAMVKLTGKGNLIKRVEKLKTLGAKASKQQNEKLLLRASDEDDLID